GAGTCTGAGTATTCTTTTAAGATCTATAGAAACTTTAGCATCTACTAAAGTGAGGTTCAGGGAAGCTATGCCCTTTACCAGTTTGGCATATCTCTGGGGTCCTATGTTTTTCCGGAAAATACCCCACTGATCATTTTCTAAAAGTCTGCGGTGTTTTATGGCATCTTTAATCAGTTTCATATTTACTCCATCAAGTTCCATTGAGGGATCCAAGGATAATATTGCCTGTTTTACCCGGTCAGTGAATACCTTCGGATAAGCAAAGGGAATAGTAAAGTGTTCTAGGTTGTATTTCATACCATCATGGGAGTATTCACTACGAGGAACCTCGGATCCTACAATATATTTAAGCACCTGACTACGCACATCACTGTCTGTACGGGTTACCAGATCATCCTGCACCCGGATATGGTAACCACGACCTGAATAAACAATATGGATATCAGATAGTCCCAGATCACCGCTTAAAGTGTCAACCAATCCCTGCACTATTTCTTTGGCCTGGCCTAAGCAGATCTCACAGACATTAGCACATCCACAGGACCTTAGGGGTATATCCTTGGCATCCACATCAAAAACCAGTTCTGCCTTTATCCAGCCATCTCTCCGTCTTGGTTTGTGATAAAAGGCAACAGACGAGTAGGCAGCGAAAGGTGCCCGATAACGCATGAATTTCCTTAAATATTCAATGTTCTGGAACACCCGATAGCGATCATTGGGACCACGACCCATATGGTCAAAACCGAATTCCCTCTGGATAAGAGACTTGCGAATGAAATCAGGAACATCCTTCACACTCCACTCCTCTCTGTAGTACTGACGACGTTCATTGGGGTTAGCAGGTTTAAGATCCATATTTCACTCCTCCCCCAAGTTTTCATCACCTGAATCCATCCCCACATCAGAAAGAGAATCTGCCCCCATACCAGAATTAGAATCTTCTTCTCCATCATCTGAATTTTCATTTTCCTGATGTTCGAGCACCCACATCATCCTATTGTAGTAACTCAGGGGATTTCCAATCTTTTTACATACATCATCCGGTTTGCAGAGGTGAGGAAGGTGTAGTTTAATCTTCTCACAACTCATAGGTGTGTACCAAGTTGTTTCACCCTCGTGTTCCAGTTTAAGTGAGGGGTGCATCCCAAATCCGAGTTTCGCATTAATGTTAACCTTTTCTTGAGGCTGGTCATCGAATAAAGGAGGCTGACAGTTCTCTGCTGCCTCGTAAATCAGGGGAAGTATTTCATTTTCCACAATTTCCAGGTTAGGATCCTGATCTGATACCCTTTTAGTTACATTCATCCGGAATACATCGGGATAAAGACGGGCATAGGAAATAAATGGTGTCATGAACAGTACTATGGCATCGTTCCTTCCCCCTGATTTGATACCTTCCATGGCTGTTTTCACACACGGTGGGAACGCCAGAGGGTTCAGTGGCCCGATTTTCATAGGCCCTCCTCCACCCCTATTTGAACCATACCCATAACGTTGCATAGGCTCAGATAAGACTTCCGCCAACTGATCAGCAAGTTCCAGTAAAATCGGATTGGGTTCCACCATAATCCGAGCCTTTTCATTAACCTGTTTAATATAATCCTCAGTTGCCTGCATAATGAGTTTAACCATGATAACTTCCTTAAGTTCATCACCTATAAGAAGCTGGTACATACTCAGCGGGTTTCTGTGCTGTATCTTTGGCCCGAATCTCTGGATGAAGTCTTCCTGGTCAAGAATTAACTCTCCCTGGTCGAGAATCAAATCTGTGAGCTGTATTTTGCGTGAGCTGAGAAGCTCTTCAAAGAAAGTCCAGTGCACCCGGTCGTCTGCCAGGAGCAATTGCAGTGATTGTTCCACCATCATCCTAGCTTCATCAACATGAAGTTTACTCAGCCTTTCTTGGACTAGATCTCCTTGAGCTTCTACCATAACCCTGTTTTCACGTGAATTAGGTCCAAATTTAACCCCAATAGCCTGGCATAAAAGGTAGAAGGAAATGACATCATATTTAGTTATGGCAGGATCTGCTAAAAAGGAATATCTGCGAGCATTAAAATTTCTATCATTTTTCTTCTTGATATACCATTCCATCCTTTTTAAAGCTAGTTCCAGATAGTTTGAGGGTATTTCATCATCATCTACTATCTCCTGGGATGGATTGTGAGTCACAATATTTCTAAGCTCTGGAATGTCCTGTGATATCGCTTCAAAACTTCCCAGTTCCCTTACTATATCTTTACCCTCAGGAGATAGGGGGTTTAAAAAAGAGATGGAAACCATGATATCAATTGGTAGGTTATAATAAAAAAATTTTTACCAATTTATATTCACATGGATAATATTTTAGCTAAAATTAATCCCTGTTTAAAGGTAAGTATAAGATTTTATATTACATCAAATCCTAAATGAAATTAGATTTCATTATTGAATACAGATAGGTTTTATATGAATTTTTTAAATATTGAAATAGGCTTCTTAACACATCTTAATTTCAAACTAACTAATATAATGTTAATAATGTTAATAATATTTGTTAAGGGTTAATAATATTTCTTAAGGAGGAGTAAAATTGACTGGAGATTTGAATAAAGTTTTTATCACCTGCGCCCTACCCTACGCCAATGGTCCCTGCCACCTTGGACACTTGCGTTCTACTTACATACCAGCTGATATCTATGCCCGTTACAATCGAATGAAGGATAAAAATGTGCTATTTGTATGTGCCACTGATGAACATGGGACCCCCATTGCTGTTCAGGCAGAAAAAGAAGGTGTTCCTCCACTGGAGATTGCTACTCGTAACTATGAACTGATAAAAAAAGACCTGGAATCCTGTGACATCTCTTTTAACAACTTTTCCCGCACCACAGACCCTTTGCATTATGAGATTTCGCAGAATTTCTTTTTAAACCTTTACAAGAAGGATTACATTTATCCTAAAACCATTGAACAGCTTTACTGTCCTCAATGTGACCGTTTCCTCCCGGATAGGTATGTGGAGGGAATTTGCCCCCAGTGTAATGGTGAAGGTGCCCGTGGAGACCATTGCGAAACCTGCGGACGCCACCTGGAACCAGTGCAACTGATTGAACCTAAATGTCTAATATGTGATTCAACCCCAGAAGTGAGGGAATCAAACCAATACTACTTCCGTTTAAGCAGTTTCCAGGAACAGCTTAAAGAATGCATAAAAAATAATCCTGAATTACCACCCAACGTCCGTAATTATGCCCTGCAATGGATTAATGAAGGGCTTAAGGATTGGATACTCACCAGAGACATGGATTGGGGTATCCCTGTTCCCCTGGATGATGCTGATGGAAAGATAATCTATGTATGGGGGGAAGCATTCCTAGGTTACATATCCAGCGCAGCACAGTGGGCCAGAAGAAAAAATGAAGCATGGGAGCCCTACTGGGATGATCGTGCCGTGCATTTCATTGGTAAAGATATAATCTACCACCACAGCATATTCTGGCAAGCACTTCTCATGGCTTACGGTTGCAAATTACCCTACAACATAGTAGCTGGAGAATATCTGTCCCTTGAAGGTAAGAAAATGTCCACCAGTAAAAACTGGGTGATTTGGGTCTCAGATTTCACAGAAAAATTTGATTCAGACCTTTTGAGATATTACTTGGTGGCAAATGCACCCTTAACCCGGGATACTGACTTCTCCTGGGATGATTTCCAGAGAAGGGTTAATGATGAACTGGCAGATGTATTGGGAAACTTCATGCACCGTACATTCTCCTTTACACACAGATTTTTTGGGGGAAAAATACCAGAACCTGGAAATCTAAATGAAAGTGACTTGGAAGTCCAGAATGAAATAAATTCAACTCCTGGAAGAGTTGGAGAGTACATTGAAAACTTTAACTTTAGGGAAGGTCTTAAAGAGATAATTAAATTAGCTAAACTTGGAAACAAGTACTTCAATGACCAGGAACCATGGAAGGCTGTTAAGGAAAATCCTGAAAGAGCTGCAACTTGTATTTATATTTGTAATCAACTGGCAAAGGTTATCAGTGTGATTATTACCCCCTACCTCCCTAAGAAAGCAGAAGAAATGAGAAAAATTCTTCAGTTAAATGGTAATGAAAACATTGATGACAGTTATGATATAAAATGGGACCAATCTGCAGAGTTTCTAAAAGCAGGATGTTCCATCAATAAACCTAAACCCTTGTTTGTTAAAATTGAAGATAAAACCATCCAGAAAGAGAAGGATGAACTGTATAAGAATTTTGAAGAGGCACCTAACATGACAGAAATTATAACAATCGAAGATTTTATGAAAATGGACTTGAGAGTTGGAAAAGTTATTGGGGCAGAGAAAGTAAAAGGCTCAGAAAAGTTACTTAAACTCATGGTGGATGTTAAGAGTAAAAAGTTACAGGTGGTGGCAGGTCTGGCTACCAAATACTCTCCAGAGGATATACTGAATCAAAAAGTTATCGTAGTGGTGAATCTTAAGCCAGCCAAACTATTTGGCGTGAAATCAGAAGGAATGGTGCTGGCAGCTGGTGATAGCCTCTCTTTACTCACAGCTCCCGATGCGGATATTGGTGAAAAGATACAATGAGGTTTGCTTATTTTGCAATGATACTTGTCAGATCCTAAGATTTAAACACAGAATAAATTGGATATTTCCCATCCAATAACACGCTCCCATCTAACTGATAACCTAAATTTAACCTAAGAATACCTTGAATTTAAGAAATAAACACCAGGTGCGAAGGAATAAGATGAATGAATCTGTACTCATAGGAAAATCAGAACGTTTTCTGGAACAGATCAAGCGAAAACAAATTTCAATTGCTGGCATTGATGATCCAGAAAAGTTTTTGAATCTTTACAGTTACCTGAAAACCAATATGGATAAACTGCAAGATATGAGAGAGAACATGGAGCTGAAGGGGTATACGGCTCCCTATCGTTCTATCAATAAATATGGCAGGCCTGTTGCTGGTGAAATGAAGGCCGAGGATATGTATGATATCAGCCGCCACACCCAATATTTCCGGATGAATGCTGCTGCAAAAAAAAACATTCTGGACAGAGTTAAATCTGCTATTTCATCTCATCGCATTGCAATTGGACACTTGGAAGAATTTGCCACCATTGAATGCATTTCCTGCCAGCGCAAATACAAAGGTCATGAGATTTCACTTCTTACCAAAAAGAAGTGTGAATGTGGGCAGGGAACTCTGAAGTTGCAGGTGAATGATGATGGTGTTTACCGCTTGGAAATAATACCATTTTTACCACTTTCAGGAGATTATATGGTTAAATTATCCCAGCTCAGTCCTAGAAGCCGGGAAACTTTTCGTAGCATGGTTCGTGTTATGAAACAGGAAAAAAGGGGAATAGTTAAAACCGTCTCCCTACTAATCAAGGTTTTAGAAGATGGTCGCTGGGTCCGGAAACGGGTTACCATTGATGCAGATGATGAGATGAACTATGAAAAGGAGATTCGCAGTCAGTATGGTTCCAATGCTCGAATCGAGATGATGCAATTTCACCGGAAGAAACCTTCTATTATAAATGACAAGCATACTCAAACAGCACTTTCACTGGGTTATGTTAAACATGCCGAAACACAGATACTCAAATTTTTACCCGATTTACTCGGGAAAAGCCTTTATAACATGGCTAAAGTTCAACATTACCAGAATTCAGTGGAAGAAGCTGAAAAAAAGGCAAATCTGTACCAGGATCTAGATGAAGCAGAAAATGTTAGGGAATTATTATTAACCAGACAACTTGATGAAAGCGGACTATTAGATGATAAGGGAGATCTTGACTGGCAGCTGAAAGAGGACCTTGAAGAGAAAGAAAAAATTGAAAAAAGTTTATTCCAGGAATTTCCCCGTATTTATTTGCTCTGGGACCTATTCCATTATTATTTAACCACATCCTATGACCGGAGAAATAAGTATTCCGGTCCTTTCCCTTATCTTCGCCCTAGTCTTGATTCAAATCAGATCAAAGCATTTCAAGACTTTAATATAGAAGTAATTCAGATCATGAAAGATTATCTCACCGAAAAAATTGAATACGTGCCTAATATGGGAAAAGTGTTATCTGGTAAATTTGCTGTTGAAAAGAAAATGAAAGGTTTGCACCTGCCAATGGGAGCAGCCCTGGGAGCTGCTTTCCTATCAAAAGAAACTAAAATACCAGTAGAGAAAACTGCAGAGTTATTCTCAGTAGATGTTAAAGATGTTTTGAAGGAGAAAGATAACCTGGAAACCCTTCAAAAACCAGTTTCCACCAGAGCCCAAAGATTCATGGAAATGATGAAAAGATAAAAAATTATAGGATTTTTTAAAAAAAAAATTAGATTAATTTCTTTAAAGGAAATGATGGTGAATTTCTCTAAAAATGGAAAATTTATACCCAGATGGAATTTAATGCTTAATTTCAATAATAAATGAGAGTAAATAAATCAGAAATATCACATGATACCCATGAGGTTAATTTCTTGAAAGATGAAATATATGTGAATGAACCATTATCATTCAGAAAGATTATGGAAATACTGGAAAAGAATCCTGATCTTAAAAAAATAACCTGCCCCCCCAGTTTATATTCACGAATCTCACCCAAATATCTGAAGGCACTAGATGAACTAGGAGTCGATGTTGTACCCATACAAAAAAAAGGGCGGCCAAAAAAATATGATGATAAAAAAATTGAAGAAATTCGACGCTTGATAAAGTCAGGGCAAACACCCCAGGAAATTTCTGAAACTCTGAATATACCCCTTAAAACTGTATATTACCTCAAAGATTCCCCCCTAAAAAGAGGTAGAAAAATTAAATATCCTCCTCAAAAAGTCCAATTAGTTAAAAAACTTTACAAAGATGGAATTTCTGCTAGGGAGATTGCATTTCGTTTGGAAATCCCCATCAGAACAGTTTATTCCCTATTAAAACGGTGACCCCTTATGGATCCTAATTATCTATTTCAATATCAGAACTTGATTTTAAACTCTTCAATTTGTGCATTGGTTGCATTTCTGGTAACTTTTTTTAGCATGCCCAGACTTATTAAAAAGCTTGAAGATGCTGAAATAGTTGGAAGAGATATTCATAAACCCTCAAAACCGCTGGTAGCAGAAATGGGTGGTATTGGTATTCTCTTCGGTTTTATCATAGGCATATTCCTGGGAATCTACTTCTATCCGGACCTTCAGTTTCAACTCATTATCACCCTACTGGTGATTCTACTCGTGGGGGTAGTGGGAATGGTGGATGATCTGGTTATGCTGTCCTCAAAGGAGAAGTTAATTCTACTTTGGCTAGCAGGACTACCTTTAATCTGGATTGCACCCCCTAATGTAGGGTTGATATATATTTTATCCATGCCTATTGCTGTTTCCATTGCAGCCAATCTAACCAATATGCTGGCTGGTTTGAATGGTATTGAATCAGGTCTCGGTGTTATTGCCATGACCTCCCTCAGTATCTCATGTATTATTATGGGCAAGTATGATGTGGCAGTTATAAGTATGTGTATGCTGGGTGCACTTCTGGCTTTCTTATACTACAACCGGCACCCCTCCAATGTTTTCCCAGGTGATGTGGGGACATTAATAATTGGTGCAACAATTGTAGTGGTGGCATTTCTAGGCAGGGTAAAAATCATAGCCTTAATTGTCCTTATACCCAATATTATTGATATGATATTAAAATTATACAGTGCCGGAGTAATGGAAAGACAGAAACACCAACCAACCCAGGTAGGGGAAGACGGGAAATTAGTGGCCCCTGAAAGTGGCTTCAATTCATTGATTCGCTGGATCCTCAAAACACCAATGCAGGAAAAAAATGTGGTTATCATTGTATGGTTAATAGGACTATTCTTCGGTGCAGTGGGAATAATCCTGGCATATGTTCTCAAAGCGAGTATGTTCTGATAATTTGATAAAATATAAAGAGTTATTAAAACTGTTAGATTGATTCAAGCCCTGAAAAAATAATTTTTTTGTATCCATACAACAAAGCAGGTATAGGTAAAAAACCACCAACTAAACACAGTAATATAATTCACTCTAATTGAAAAACAAAAATTGATACAAAAATTTATTTCATATATGGATATTTAGACAATTCAAACTAAATTTACCTTTAAAAAATTTTTGAAAAATTTATCAGCCGTAAATAGATTTTAAAAGTGCCAGGGCGGCTTTTTCCATATCTCTGTCCTTTAAATATTTGATAATCTCCATGGACTGGCGAAGATAAACAGAACCCTCATCAGTTTCACCTAATAAAAAATGAGCCGTCCCTATCATCAGCCTGGATATTGCTTCACCTTTTTCATCCCCGATTTTACGGAATAGATTCAAGGATCTAGTGAAAAATTCTAGGGATTTCTTAGTTTTCTCGTTTTTAAGGGATATGTCGCCCATTATTAAAAGTAATGCTGCTTCTCCCTTTTCATCACCAATACTGCTGGCCATTTCATAAGCTTCCTTTACATGACCCATGGGATTGTCAAATTTCTGGTAGGTACCATAAACTGCAGACTCTTCAAGAAGTCCAATAATATCATCCAATTTTTTCCCTATTTCTTCATAAGCTATTGTTTCATCTTCAGTAGAAATTTCACTACCTGCTAGTAACTGTGATTCACTATCCAAAGAAGAAGGTGCAAAATCTAATATTTTCTCCCTGTAAGATTCATCAGTTTTTCCTGTTTTATTTGCGCCTTCTATAGATTTAATTTTATTTAAAACCTCCTCCTTAAGAGGTGTGTCTATTTTAGAAGTTAATCTGAAGGATTGCTTGTAATAATCTAGTGCATTTTCAACATCATCCATATTATTATAAACATCACCTATTAAATCCAGTATAACAGCTTCTTGTTCTGTAAATTCTAATTCATGATATATGTCTGCTGCTTTTTCTAGAAAGGCAATTGCATCTTCAGTGTCTTCATTTTCATAATGGAGGGTAGCAATTTCCACCAGAAGATTTGCTTCAGCTTCCTGGTATTCCCAGAGTTGTTCCAATAACTCCTTGATTG
This Methanobacteriaceae archaeon DNA region includes the following protein-coding sequences:
- the priS gene encoding DNA primase catalytic subunit PriS; translated protein: MDLKPANPNERRQYYREEWSVKDVPDFIRKSLIQREFGFDHMGRGPNDRYRVFQNIEYLRKFMRYRAPFAAYSSVAFYHKPRRRDGWIKAELVFDVDAKDIPLRSCGCANVCEICLGQAKEIVQGLVDTLSGDLGLSDIHIVYSGRGYHIRVQDDLVTRTDSDVRSQVLKYIVGSEVPRSEYSHDGMKYNLEHFTIPFAYPKVFTDRVKQAILSLDPSMELDGVNMKLIKDAIKHRRLLENDQWGIFRKNIGPQRYAKLVKGIASLNLTLVDAKVSIDLKRILRLPSSLHSGVSMKCTLIKNLESFDPFEDAVPNFVFERKD
- a CDS encoding DNA primase; this translates as MVSISFLNPLSPEGKDIVRELGSFEAISQDIPELRNIVTHNPSQEIVDDDEIPSNYLELALKRMEWYIKKKNDRNFNARRYSFLADPAITKYDVISFYLLCQAIGVKFGPNSRENRVMVEAQGDLVQERLSKLHVDEARMMVEQSLQLLLADDRVHWTFFEELLSSRKIQLTDLILDQGELILDQEDFIQRFGPKIQHRNPLSMYQLLIGDELKEVIMVKLIMQATEDYIKQVNEKARIMVEPNPILLELADQLAEVLSEPMQRYGYGSNRGGGGPMKIGPLNPLAFPPCVKTAMEGIKSGGRNDAIVLFMTPFISYARLYPDVFRMNVTKRVSDQDPNLEIVENEILPLIYEAAENCQPPLFDDQPQEKVNINAKLGFGMHPSLKLEHEGETTWYTPMSCEKIKLHLPHLCKPDDVCKKIGNPLSYYNRMMWVLEHQENENSDDGEEDSNSGMGADSLSDVGMDSGDENLGEE
- the metG gene encoding methionine--tRNA ligase; its protein translation is MNKVFITCALPYANGPCHLGHLRSTYIPADIYARYNRMKDKNVLFVCATDEHGTPIAVQAEKEGVPPLEIATRNYELIKKDLESCDISFNNFSRTTDPLHYEISQNFFLNLYKKDYIYPKTIEQLYCPQCDRFLPDRYVEGICPQCNGEGARGDHCETCGRHLEPVQLIEPKCLICDSTPEVRESNQYYFRLSSFQEQLKECIKNNPELPPNVRNYALQWINEGLKDWILTRDMDWGIPVPLDDADGKIIYVWGEAFLGYISSAAQWARRKNEAWEPYWDDRAVHFIGKDIIYHHSIFWQALLMAYGCKLPYNIVAGEYLSLEGKKMSTSKNWVIWVSDFTEKFDSDLLRYYLVANAPLTRDTDFSWDDFQRRVNDELADVLGNFMHRTFSFTHRFFGGKIPEPGNLNESDLEVQNEINSTPGRVGEYIENFNFREGLKEIIKLAKLGNKYFNDQEPWKAVKENPERAATCIYICNQLAKVISVIITPYLPKKAEEMRKILQLNGNENIDDSYDIKWDQSAEFLKAGCSINKPKPLFVKIEDKTIQKEKDELYKNFEEAPNMTEIITIEDFMKMDLRVGKVIGAEKVKGSEKLLKLMVDVKSKKLQVVAGLATKYSPEDILNQKVIVVVNLKPAKLFGVKSEGMVLAAGDSLSLLTAPDADIGEKIQ
- a CDS encoding DUF530 domain-containing protein, producing MNESVLIGKSERFLEQIKRKQISIAGIDDPEKFLNLYSYLKTNMDKLQDMRENMELKGYTAPYRSINKYGRPVAGEMKAEDMYDISRHTQYFRMNAAAKKNILDRVKSAISSHRIAIGHLEEFATIECISCQRKYKGHEISLLTKKKCECGQGTLKLQVNDDGVYRLEIIPFLPLSGDYMVKLSQLSPRSRETFRSMVRVMKQEKRGIVKTVSLLIKVLEDGRWVRKRVTIDADDEMNYEKEIRSQYGSNARIEMMQFHRKKPSIINDKHTQTALSLGYVKHAETQILKFLPDLLGKSLYNMAKVQHYQNSVEEAEKKANLYQDLDEAENVRELLLTRQLDESGLLDDKGDLDWQLKEDLEEKEKIEKSLFQEFPRIYLLWDLFHYYLTTSYDRRNKYSGPFPYLRPSLDSNQIKAFQDFNIEVIQIMKDYLTEKIEYVPNMGKVLSGKFAVEKKMKGLHLPMGAALGAAFLSKETKIPVEKTAELFSVDVKDVLKEKDNLETLQKPVSTRAQRFMEMMKR
- a CDS encoding helix-turn-helix domain-containing protein, producing MKDEIYVNEPLSFRKIMEILEKNPDLKKITCPPSLYSRISPKYLKALDELGVDVVPIQKKGRPKKYDDKKIEEIRRLIKSGQTPQEISETLNIPLKTVYYLKDSPLKRGRKIKYPPQKVQLVKKLYKDGISAREIAFRLEIPIRTVYSLLKR
- a CDS encoding multidrug transporter translates to MDPNYLFQYQNLILNSSICALVAFLVTFFSMPRLIKKLEDAEIVGRDIHKPSKPLVAEMGGIGILFGFIIGIFLGIYFYPDLQFQLIITLLVILLVGVVGMVDDLVMLSSKEKLILLWLAGLPLIWIAPPNVGLIYILSMPIAVSIAANLTNMLAGLNGIESGLGVIAMTSLSISCIIMGKYDVAVISMCMLGALLAFLYYNRHPSNVFPGDVGTLIIGATIVVVAFLGRVKIIALIVLIPNIIDMILKLYSAGVMERQKHQPTQVGEDGKLVAPESGFNSLIRWILKTPMQEKNVVIIVWLIGLFFGAVGIILAYVLKASMF
- a CDS encoding tetratricopeptide repeat protein, whose amino-acid sequence is MLITEVFDSNDSQNSIKELLEQLWEYQEAEANLLVEIATLHYENEDTEDAIAFLEKAADIYHELEFTEQEAVILDLIGDVYNNMDDVENALDYYKQSFRLTSKIDTPLKEEVLNKIKSIEGANKTGKTDESYREKILDFAPSSLDSESQLLAGSEISTEDETIAYEEIGKKLDDIIGLLEESAVYGTYQKFDNPMGHVKEAYEMASSIGDEKGEAALLLIMGDISLKNEKTKKSLEFFTRSLNLFRKIGDEKGEAISRLMIGTAHFLLGETDEGSVYLRQSMEIIKYLKDRDMEKAALALLKSIYG